A genomic window from Xyrauchen texanus isolate HMW12.3.18 chromosome 31, RBS_HiC_50CHRs, whole genome shotgun sequence includes:
- the LOC127624649 gene encoding zinc finger matrin-type protein 2-like, with product MASGSGSKNDFRRKWDKDEYEQLADKRLTEEREKKDGKPVPPVKRELLRHRDYKVDLESKLGKTIVITKTTPQAEMGGYYCNVCDCVVKDSINFLDHINGKKHQRNLGMSMRVERSSLDQVKNRFEVNKKKMEEKQKEYDFEERIKELREEEEKAKAYRKEKQKEKKRKAEEELNFEDEDEMAAVMGFSGFGSSKKGH from the exons ATGAACAGCTGGCTGATAAACGCCTtacggaggagagagagaaaaaagatg GCAAGCCTGTGCCTCCTGTCAAGCGGGAGCTCCTCCGCCACAGAGATTATAAAGTGGATCTGGAGTCAAAACTGGGGAAAACTATTGTCATCACAAAGACCACACCCCAGGCTGAGATGGGGGG ATACTACTGCAATGTCTGTGATTGTGTGGTAAAAGATTCCATAAACTTTTTGGATCATATCAATGGCAAAAAAC ATCAGAGAAACCTGGGAATGTCCATGCGAGTAGAGCGCTCTTCATTGGACCAAGTAAAAAATCGTTTTGAAGTAAACAAGAAAAAGATGGAGGAAAAGCAGAAGGAGTACGATTTTGAGGAACGAATAAAGGAGTTACGAGAGGAG GAGGAGAAAGCAAAAGCCTACAGAAAAGAGAAGcagaaggaaaagaaaagaaaggcagAAGAAGAGCTCAACTTTGAAGATGAGGATGAAATGGCTGCTGTTATGGGATTCTCTGGGTTTGGATCTTCCAAAAAAGGCCACTGA